A region from the Leopardus geoffroyi isolate Oge1 chromosome E3, O.geoffroyi_Oge1_pat1.0, whole genome shotgun sequence genome encodes:
- the LOC123588821 gene encoding translation initiation factor IF-2-like isoform X1, which translates to MLDPREKGHIPQTEPLEDQLRGETGSKDQKSQQRPASPGRRPDSDLEVSVLGSPAPQLGPRPPGRCLQSYGGPRGSSAAGFWEGTSPRQQLDQSRAWTTQPGHNPPGGGRARAEEGAGPVVTGTPALMPEACRMHSQPSHHKAWGAGDCCQGTTWTERLLGTRKAS; encoded by the exons ATGCTGGACCCCAGAGAGAAG GGCCACATCCCGCAGACAGAGCCGCTGGAGGACCAGCTTCGCGGGGAGACTGGATCAAAGGACCAGAAGTCTCAGCAGCGGCCTGCTTCCCCCGGCAGGCGGCCAGACAGTGACCTAGAGGTTTCGGTTCTCGGTTCTCCTGCCCCACAGCTGGGTCCCAG gcctccaGGGAGATGTCTCCAGAGCTACGGTGGCCCTCGGGGCTCGAGTGCCGCGGGCTTCTGGGAAGGGACCTCACCAAGGCAGCAGCTGGACCAAAGCAGAGCTTGGACGACTCAGCCCGGCCATAACCCTCCGGGAGGTGGGAGAGCTAGAGCTGAGGAAGGAGCAGGTCCTGTGGTGACAGGGACCCCAGCGCTGATGCCAGAGGCATGCCGTATGCACTCACAACCCTCTCACCACAAGGCCTGGGGAGCCGGCGACTGCTGCCAGGGCACGACATGGACTGAGAGGCTCCTGGGGACAAG aaaagcaagctag
- the LOC123588821 gene encoding translation initiation factor IF-2-like isoform X2: MLDPREKTEPLEDQLRGETGSKDQKSQQRPASPGRRPDSDLEVSVLGSPAPQLGPRPPGRCLQSYGGPRGSSAAGFWEGTSPRQQLDQSRAWTTQPGHNPPGGGRARAEEGAGPVVTGTPALMPEACRMHSQPSHHKAWGAGDCCQGTTWTERLLGTRKAS; encoded by the exons ATGCTGGACCCCAGAGAGAAG ACAGAGCCGCTGGAGGACCAGCTTCGCGGGGAGACTGGATCAAAGGACCAGAAGTCTCAGCAGCGGCCTGCTTCCCCCGGCAGGCGGCCAGACAGTGACCTAGAGGTTTCGGTTCTCGGTTCTCCTGCCCCACAGCTGGGTCCCAG gcctccaGGGAGATGTCTCCAGAGCTACGGTGGCCCTCGGGGCTCGAGTGCCGCGGGCTTCTGGGAAGGGACCTCACCAAGGCAGCAGCTGGACCAAAGCAGAGCTTGGACGACTCAGCCCGGCCATAACCCTCCGGGAGGTGGGAGAGCTAGAGCTGAGGAAGGAGCAGGTCCTGTGGTGACAGGGACCCCAGCGCTGATGCCAGAGGCATGCCGTATGCACTCACAACCCTCTCACCACAAGGCCTGGGGAGCCGGCGACTGCTGCCAGGGCACGACATGGACTGAGAGGCTCCTGGGGACAAG aaaagcaagctag